A window from Leptidea sinapis chromosome 11, ilLepSina1.1, whole genome shotgun sequence encodes these proteins:
- the LOC126966911 gene encoding uncharacterized protein LOC126966911 isoform X2, with the protein MDQWRAAAALLALAACFVTTIAAPTSNQTALDLYEGSTEGCYYNFQHYGEGDRIMTNEPCLNCTCHNRMLMCYLKVCPFTKAIGQDCTVEKRADQCCPIVTCPDVPVDLLTSTSTSSPAEYGATGIGKLDKYGCSINNKYFPEGSKVPSTPNKPCEHCYCIRNMTTCVMQECTLHVDGCTPIYHKDVCCPIRYSCDHPEDEIPLLDDMTTTVRPTPGFLLTTTTMMPVTQTTQNCVHDDQIFADGALIKTEKACEHCYCMKGDIVCVVQECGTPMENEGKNCTSIPPRHGQCCPDTYICEGDEIQSEPAQTSLYEDITTTSPPRRVAEGSGYRNEPGEPITETGIFENENEGSGEELSLTTSSFDTTTIKNYTPERTSEITGLYTDMDKNLITAITGKVEEDIHDSTESILPSNTIPDTSRDTITSEPRATTLKVDEHTLQETTEVVTSPTEPFSETLVAEGTTTPKEHLVTDTSLDKSTQLDEEFLLATKLPSDDILAETTSNLSNDITTEKLLETEQPSKIDNTSQTESPKLLVSEVTPTSTDKINLPDITTINTNENEIIEDESLGHQPGRIPGEGDCLLGGITYRNNSNVPTSSKCHSSCRCVSSIIKCDPIVCTPPLEYMENMNDCEPIYDSADSCCPTYVCNTKETTAPESHSQMSGTETSKPTLECKGDECHIIESPKPSTPIVINNENCGENGCIQENVPKCNDDKCGIEIEKPIPEKCTSEVGCQVPVVKPCEDDNCHPQEVTPESTKKEVQNNICDDDQNCENLNDERDESAICTNNDCRRKEHGQIELNVPCIGDSCTKEEDSDQTSNTFTSLQQTTPKLIMTSEDDSKSESDIGPTQQATETSLEQTTPAQQTTETSLEQTTPKKVSTNEDESKVESDIESAQPITESSLDQTTERKITTGEDNSKLEPDIEPAQPTTESSLQETTHKQITISEDDSKLESDAEPAQLTTVSSLEQTTQKKITDGEDDSKLEQTTQKRVITGEDESKLGSDIESAQATTETSLEPTTPTKITTGEDGSKTEFNIKPAEPTFGTSFEQTTLNMLISNEGDTKLENDEEPAQLTTETLLQQSMTTIEIDGKDDSKLVSNSEPVQPTTETSLEETTPKTVTTIKYDSKLESEVEPAQLTTESSLEQTTPKKITTIQNDSKLESDIEPSQPTTELLLEQTTPKKIETGEVDSKFESDIEPAQPTTESPLQQTTQKKITAGEDDSKLESDTEPAQPTTESSPEQTTQKKVTTGEDESKLGSDIESEQATTEISIELTMPTKMITAEGNSKLESDIEPAQPTTELSLDQTTQKNITTGEDHSKLESDIEVARATTETLLEQTTPKKIIAGEDDSKLESDIASAQSTTELSLEQTTPKKITTGEDESKLEADTASAEPNIESLLKLTTPKAITSDEDDSKLESDVEPTKPIPEKEEGTNHPLRDKFQDEYTTVSNSDVNKYESTEAVITNLYHVTTETIQSTSSIEEDSAKFEHSTESPDATIQLHTTELPELDNDGKIYNEISQDDSKPEHQTTQKSIITTQEADLDMTTLLYKPSQGSTKDDQPQLVTERIRDETQTDGLISPGETEESNPQYIDTDSVKETVAPVNYDITTTNIGQSDVDHTTEISEMFINNKETDSKSTESPIAGNKVTEREMTTSVLLDIQTKTPPIYEEELKPTEILGSAEDVEKHSTVVGEFTSPNSITVQSSSETYQTSQTFSDELDKLTTLGLSESTSHPKPHKDYNEEQAQTTVSTHDDDNVLPGITLMDEITSSSTDTVTETNEQADTEPKLTTPKDTKLGEVVTPSYEPEKTTLEILDSDVEKQTEKQYTIPEKELYTTSLPGATEISMEQQTEMVPTSERIRTTPSNIFNKEISQTDYIFTSVGTTKAPLDDFAENTTPKTIELVTKQDELGQKSTINVEDQNIETKTNKPDLLDDGKYTTLSLFATEDKATTIADEYQGTKKYGDEQQTDQPTMLEIDVTSHPDISFTQEAAITTTKEQQLDVTTDSSNKIVTSQAGSESDTDATYGPYPVTVQPVRVSDFTPKEPHIQFEQSTIVSGTHVKPEGGATEATQLFQTATLEEEIIKPTPDIKPVETERPMSLVTSKPDTSTETLDMDQYTVSHDLYSSVSMQTKPDENEFVTTEKVQYSIDLIQNTATHKTSDDTTPFTKAPIIDETPLTEYEKTSRKTTITDKDGVELTLITTIPQTVVTEKSSTEYITQAISEDVTTPGTEYNVNDETISITDNPIIEKTSQDIRDQPKITEITYTTDNQYSSTSQLPQEIVEDSSPKVTLVTKSPQSLTTEKEDILLNSEEVRTTLSDDAFTNKPITTVVESSTSIEEGLRIKTTSDASVSEPHMNLVTTERPISRDRITTETEDQATISAVLPDEIKTDKYDDLHTLQPFTSEDKYSTHSPEISDQNTHAYDITTTKIPEESPTESIEIHVADTELPEELETKPFDNKSTTQGIFTTKEPGPKDIITSIEVTTESKYQDYETTPYFVELEEHTHVIPETSVTPVSDISTEELTEIHTTERGDQILSDEKLQGDLTTEEPHITTSKYDSSTTVLYDSKLSTISPQKVTVKDTAVEEEKQETIAVYLEPSTSTQLPVQNEEGLISMPIETEKPLYTSTESDKTSIDNELPKEESLETKTPYLDKTTMAPDHIMTSQEETTMATISSKIPDVKPEEKPAESITSTFAPVTSKPVMSDVQPTEDLVPDFPPTGVSGYGQEPDYVEEDQAFGPGTCRYGGKVYVSAQQIPRDDPCDFCFCFRSDIICLQQSCPPPIHGCHEEPIQGFCCPRYECPVSMATTLNVTTTTTTTTTTLPPHFLPHAYKGAAQRRGCQIKGHSYKVGEVVRSSSGPCLHCTCGGDGQMKCDPKVCTPEPMLRQMIAAAVSARRRR; encoded by the exons GTTCAACAGAGGGCTGCTATTACAATTTCCAGCATTATGGTGAAGGAGACCGGATTATGACGAACGAGCCCTGTCTCAACTGCACGTGTCACAACCGAATGTTAATGTGTTACCTGAAAGTGTGCCCGTTTACGAAGGCTATTGGCCAAGACTGCACTGTAGAGAAGCGAGCGGATCAATGCTGTCCTATTGTGACTTGCCCAGATG TTCCAGTTGACCTGCTAACTTCGACATCAACATCTTCACCAGCTGAATACGGCGCAACAGGCATAGGAAAATTAGATAAATATGGCTGCAGCATCAACAACAAATACTTCCCGGAAGGTTCGAAGGTGCCATCGACGCCAAACAAGCCATGTGAACATTGCTACTGCATCCGTAACATGACGACGTGTGTTATGCAAGAATGTACTCTCCACGTAGATGGCTGTACTCCGATCTACCACAAAGATGTCTGCTGTCCCATTCGATACTCTTGTG ATCACCCTGAAGATGAAATACCGCTTTTGGATGATATGACCACTACAGTAAGACCTACACCTGGATTCTTATTAACAACTACAACGATGATGCCTGTAACACAGACCACACAAAACTGTGTACATGATGACCAGATATTCGCTGATGGTGCTCTCATAAAGACTGAAAAAGCTTGTGAGCATTGCTATTGCATGAAAGGAGATATTGTATGTGTCGTGCAAGAATGTGGAACTCCAATGGAAAATGAAGGTAAAAATTGTACTTCTATTCCACCACGACATGGCCAATGCTGCCCAGATACGTATATATGTGAAGGAGATGAAATTCAATCTGAGCCAGCACAAACAAGTTTATATGAAGATATAACTACTACATCTCCTCCTAGACGGGTAGCAGAGGGTAGTGGTTACAGAAATGAACCAGGTGAACCGATTACAGAAACAGgcatttttgaaaatgaaaatgaaggaAGTGGAGAGGAATTGTCTTTAACCACATCTAGTTTCGATACAACAACAATTAAGAATTACACGCCTGAGAGAACAAGTGAGATCACGGGGCTATACACAGACATGGATAAAAATCTAATCACAGCAATAACTGGTAAAGTAGAAGAAGATATCCATGATTCTACAGAGAGTATTTTACCGAGCAACACTATTCCTGATACCTCTAGAGACACTATTACATCTGAACCTCGTGCTACAACATTGAAGGTAGATGAACATACACTACAAGAAACAACTGAGGTTGTTACATCACCAACTGAACCGTTCAGTGAAACTTTGGTAGCTGAAGGTACAACTACGCCAAAGGAGCATTTGGTAACGGATACTTCATTGGATAAGAGCACTCAACTAGATGAAGAGTTTTTGTTGGCCACTAAATTGCCAAGTGATGATATACTTGCAGAAACGACAAGCAATCTAAGTAATGATATTACAACTGAGAAATTACTAGAAACTGAACAACCGTCTAAAATAGATAACACGTCTCAAACTGAATCACCTAAGTTATTGGTCAGTGAAGTAACACCGACGTCAACAGACAAAATAAACCTACCTGATATTACAACAATAAACacgaatgaaaatgaaataattgaGGATGAATCTTTAGGACACCAGCCCGGAAGAATTCCTGGAGAAGGAGATTGCTTACTAGGTGGTATAACATATAGAAATAATAGCAACGTACCTACATCAAGCAAATGTCACTCAAGTTGCAGGTGTGTAAGTAGTATAATAAAATGCGACCCTATAGTTTGCACACCACCTCTCGAATATATGGAAAATATGAACGATTGCGAACCTATTTATGACTCTGCAGACTCTTGCTGCCCGACTTATGTGtgtaatacaaaagaaacaacTGCACCAGAATCCCATAGTCAAATGTCAGGTACTGAAACATCCAAACCAACACTTGAATGTAAGGGTGATGAATGTCATATAATTGAAAGCCCAAAACCTAGTACACCAATCGTTATAAATAATGAGAATTGTGGGGAAAATGGATGTATACAAGAAAATGTACCAAAATGCAATGATGATAAATGTGGCATTGAGATTGAAAAACCAATTCCTGAAAAATGTACCTCAGAGGTTGGATGCCAAGTACCTGTTGTCAAACCTTGTGAAGATGATAATTGCCATCCACAAGAAGTAACCCCTGAATCTACAAAGAAAGaagttcaaaataatatttgtgacgACGACCAAAATTGTGAAAACCTAAACGATGAACGAGATGAAAGTGCTATATGTACAAATAATGACTGTAGACGAAAAGAACATGGTCAAATAGAATTAAACGTACCATGTATTGGAGATAGCTGTACTAAAGAAGAAGACTCTGACCAAACTTCAAATACGTTTACTTCACTTCAGCAGACTACACCAAAGTTGATCATGACTAGTGAAGATGACTCAAAATCTGAATCTGATATAGGACCAACACAACAAGCCACTGAAACATCACTTGAGCAAACAACACCAGCACAACAAACCACTGAAACATCACTTGAGCAAACTACACCAAAAAAGGTGTCAACTAATGAAGACGAATCAAAAGTGGAATCTGATATAGAATCGGCACAACCAATTACTGAATCATCACTTGATCAAACTACTGAAAGGAAGATTACAACTGGTGAAGATAATTCAAAATTAGAACCCGATATAGAACCTGCACAACCAACTACTGAATCATCACTTCAAGAAACAACGCATAAGCAAATAACAATTAGTGAAGATGATTCAAAATTAGAATCCGATGCAGAACCTGCTCAATTAACAACCGTATCGTCACTTGAACAAACTACTCAAAAGAAAATAACAGATGGTGAAGATGATTCAAAATTAGAACAAACTACGCAAAAGAGAGTAATAACTGGTGAAGATGAATCAAAATTGGGCTCTGATATAGAATCTGCACAAGCAACCACCGAAACATCACTTGAGCCAACGACGCCTACGAAGATAACAACGGGTGAAGACGGTTCGAAAACGGAATTCAATATAAAACCAGCAGAACCAACATTTGGAACTTCATTTGAGCAAACTACGCTAAATATGCTCATATCTAATGAAGGTGACACAAAATTAGAAAATGACGAGGAACCAGCACAATTAACCACAGAAACATTACTTCAGCAATCGATGACAACGATAGAAATAGACGGCAAAGATGACTCAAAATTGGTTTCCAATTCAGAACCAGTGCAGCCGACCACTGAAACATCACTTGAGGAAACTACCCCAAAGACG GTAACAACTATTAAATACGATTCAAAATTGGAATCTGAGGTAGAACCTGCACAACTGACTACTGAATCATCACTTGAGCAAACTACGCCAAAAAAGATAACAACTATTCAAAACGATTCAAAATTGGAATCCGATATAGAACCTTCACAACCAACTACTGAATTATTACTTGAGCAAACTACGCCAAAGAAGATAGAAACTGGTGAAGTCGATTCGAAATTCGAATCCGACATAGAGCCTGCACAACCAACTACTGAATCACCACTTCAACAAACTACTCAAAAGAAAATAACAGCTGGCGAAGATGATTCAAAATTAGAATCTGATACAGAACCTGCACAACCAACTACTGAATCATCACCTGAGCAAACTACGCAAAAGAAAGTAACAACTGGTGAAGATGAATCAAAATTAGGCTCTGATATAGAATCTGAACAAGCAACCACCGAAATATCAATTGAGCTAACGATGCCTACGAAAATGATAACTGCTGAAGGTAATTCAAAATTAGAATCCGATATAGAACCTGCACAGCCAACTACTGAATTATCACTGGACCAAACTACACAGAAGAATATAACAACTGGTGAAGATCATTCAAAATTAGAATCCGATATAGAAGTGGCACGAGCAACCACCGAAACATTACTTGAGCAAACCACGCCAAAGAAAATAATAGCTGGTGAGGACGATTCAAAACTAGAATCTGATATAGCTTCTGCACAATCAACTACTGAATTATCGCTTGAGCAAACCACACCAAAGAAAATAACAACTGGCGAAGACGAATCAAAACTGGAAGCTGACACAGCGTCTGCTGAACCAAATATTGAATCACTACTTAAGCTAACTACGCCAAAGGCGATAACATCTGATGAAGACGATTCAAAATTAGAATCCGATGTAGAACCAACAAAACCTATTCCAGAAAAAGAAGAAGGAACAAACCATCCTTTAAGAGATAAATTCCAAGATGAATATACAACTGTTTCTAACTCTGATGTAAATAAATACGAATCTACGGAGGCGGTTATTACCAACCTTTACCACGTGACAACAGAAACTATTCAAAGTACTTCTAGCATCGAAGAAGATTCTGCCAAATTTGAACATAGTACTGAATCTCCTGATGCAACAATACAGCTTCATACAACAGAATTACCGGAGCTTGATAATGATGGTAAAATCTATAATGAGATTTCTCAAGATGACAGTAAACCCGAACACCAAACTACACAAAAATCTATAATAACTACTCAAGAAGCAGACTTAGATATGACAACTCTACTTTATAAACCATCTCAAGGATCAACTAAAGACGATCAACCACAATTAGTAACAGAACGAATCAGAGATGAAACGCAAACAGATGGTCTAATATCTCCAGGGGAGACTGAAGAATCAAATCCACAATATATTGATACTGACTCAGTAAAGGAGACGGTGGCACCAGTTAATTATGATATCACAACGACAAATATAGGCCAGAGTGATGTTGACCATACCACCGAAATTTCCGAAATGTTCATTAATAATAAGGAAACAGATTCAAAATCTACAGAAAGTCCGATTGCAGGTAATAAGGTAACAGAACGAGAAATGACAACATCTGTTTTGTTGGATATTCAAACTAAAACGCCACCAATATACGAAGAGGAATTGAAACCTACTGAAATATTAGGATCAGCTGAAGATGTTGAAAAACACAGTACTGTAGTAGGAGAATTCACATCTCCAAACAGTATTACTGTTCAGAGCTCTTCAGAAACCTATCAAACTTCGCAAACCTTTAGTGatgaattagataaattaacaACATTGGGGCTATCTGAATCTACAAGCCATCCTAAACCACACAAAGATTATAATGAGGAACAAGCTCAAACAACTGTTTCAACACATGATGATGACAATGTTTTACCAGGTATAACTTTGATGGATGAAATCACAAGTTCTAGCACTGACACAGTTACTGAGACGAATGAACAAGCAGACACAGAACCAAAATTGACTACACCTAAAGATACAAAGCTTGGTGAAGTTGTTACACCATCGTATGAACCTGAAAAAACTACACTTGAAATTCTGGACTCAGATGTTGAAAAGCAAACAGAAAAACAGTATACAATTCCAGAAAAAGAACTATATACAACGTCATTGCCAGGTGCTACTGAAATATCAATGGAACAACAAACAGAGATGGTACCAACTTCTGAACGTATACGTACaactccttcgaatattttcaACAAAGAAATATCCCAGACCGATTACATATTTACTTCGGTAGGAACTACAAAAGCCCCACTTGATGATTTTGCAGAAAATACAACGCCTAAGACAATTGAATTAGTTACAAAGCAAGATGAACTTGGCCAAAAATCAACTATAAATGTTGAGGATCagaatattgaaacaaaaacgAATAAACCTGATTTACTCGATGATGGGAAGTATACAACTCTATCTCTGTTTGCAACCGAAGATAAAGCGACCACCATAGCTGATGAATACCAAGGAACAAAGAAATATGGAGATGAACAGCAAACCGATCAGCCAACCATGCTTGAAATCGATGTTACCAGTCATCCTGACATATCATTCACACAAGAAGCTGCGATAACTACAACAAAGGAACAGCAATTAGATGTGACCACTGATAGTTCAAATAAAATCGTAACATCTCAAGCCGGATCTGAAAGCGACACGGATGCGACATATGGCCCGTATCCTGTGACGGTACAACCTGTCAGGGTGTCTGATTTTACACCTAAAGAACCTCATATCCAATTTGAGCAAAGCACAATCGTCTCTGGCACACACGTCAAACCTGAAGGGGGTGCTACTGAGGCAACCCAGCTTTTCCAAACGGCTACATTAGAAGAGGAAATCATCAAACCAACTCCTGATATAAAGCCTGTTGAAACTGAAAGGCCGATGTCTCTGGTTACCAGTAAACCAGATACTTCAACAGAAACATTAGACATGGATCAATATACTGTTTCACATGATCTTTATTCTAGTGTTAGCATGCAAACCAAACCCGATGAAAATGAATTTGTAACAACAGAAAAAGTGCAATATTCGAtagatttaatacaaaataccgCCACACATAAAACTTCAGATGACACCACGCCATTCACAAAAGCACCTATTATAGATGAAACGCCATTGACAGAATACGAAAAGACATCAAGAAAAACTACCATAACTGATAAAGATGGAGTTGAACTAACACTAATCACTACAATTCCACAAACAGTTGTCACAGAAAAGTCTTCAACCGAATATATTACACAAGCTATATCAGAAGATGTAACAACACCAGGTACTGAATATAACGTAAATGATGAAACTATATCCATTACAGATAATCCTATAATTGAAAAGACTTCACAAGACATTCGGGATCAACCtaaaataactgaaataacATACACAACAGATAATCAATATTCTTCAACATCTCAACTGCCACAAGAAATAGTCGAAGATTCATCACCAAAAGTGACCCTTGTAACTAAATCTCCTCAATCCTTAACAACAGAGAAAGAAGATATATTATTGAATAGTGAAGAAGTAAGAACTACACTTTCAGACGATGCTTTTACAAACAAGCCTATTACAACTGTAGTTGAAAGTTCGACATCCATTGAAGAAGGATTACGAATAAAGACTACAAGTGACGCATCAGTAAGCGAACCTCATATGAATTTAGTAACAACGGAAAGACCAATCTCTAGAGACAGAATTACAACTGAAACTGAAGATCAAGCAACAATATCAGCAGTACTACCTGATGAAATAAAAACAGATAAATACGATGATCTACATACTTTGCAGCCATTTACTTCCGAAGATAAGTATTCAACTCATTCACCAGAAATAAGTGATCAAAATACCCACGCATATGACATTACAACGACTAAGATCCCAGAAGAATCCCCAACAGAATCCATAGAAATTCACGTTGCTGATACTGAGTTACCAGAAGAATTAGAGACAAAACCTTTTGATAATAAATCAACCACACAAGGTATTTTCACAACCAAAGAACCAGGACCAAAAGATATTATTACAAGTATTGAAGTTACAACCGAGTCTAAATATCAAGATTATGAAACAACGCCATACTTTGTTGAGTTAGAAGAACACACACATGTAATTCCTGAAACATCTGTTACACCCGTTAGTGATATATCTACTGAGGAACTAACAGAAATCCATACAACCGAACGTGGTGATCAAATTCTAAGTGATGAAAAATTGCAAGGGGACTTAACCACCGAGGAACCACACATAACAACTTCTAAATACGACAGTTCTACTACAGTTTTATATGACAGCAAATTAAGCACCATATCACCTCAGAAAGTAACAGTCAAAGACACAGCTGTCGAAGAAGAAAAACAAGAAACTATTGCTGTTTATCTTGAGCCGTCAACATCTACGCAACTTCCAGTTCAAAACGAAGAAGGTTTAATATCTATGCCTATCGAAACAGAAAAGCCATTGTATACCAGTACCGAATCCGATAAAACATCTATTGATAATGAACTCCCGAAGGAGGAATCACTCGAAACTAAAACTCCATACCTAGATAAGACTACAATGGCACCAGACCATATAATGACATCTCAGGAAGAAACAACTATGGCCACTATTTCTTCGAAGATACCTGATGTGAAACCTGAAGAAAAACCTGCTGAATCAATAACATCAACTTTTGCACCAGTCACATCAAAACCGGTTATGAGCGACGTGCAGCCTACAGAGGACTTGGTACCTGATTTTCCACCTACCGGTGTCAGTGGGTATGGTCAGGAACCAGACTATGTTGAAGAAGATCAAGCGTTTGGACCCGGAACTTGTCGTTATGGAGGCAAAGTATACGTTTCAGCACAACAAATACCTAGGGATGATCCTTGCGACTTCTGCTTCTGTTTCAGAAGTGACATTATTTGCCTACAGCAAAGCTGTCCTCCTCCTATACACGGTTGTCATGAGGAGCCAATTCAAGGATTCTGTTGTCCACGCTATGAATGTCCTGTGTCGATGGCTACCACACTCAACGTTACGACAACAACGACCACAACAACAACAACACTACCTCCACATTTCTTACCACACGCGTATAAAGGTGCAGCTCAAAGAAGAGGATGTCAAATCAAAGGTCACTCATACAAAGTTGGAGAAGTCGTGCGATCTTCATCGGGACCATGCTTACATTGCAC ATGCGGAGGTGATGGCCAAATGAAATGTGATCCTAAAGTATGCACACCAGAGCCCATGCTTAGACAAATGATAGCAGCAGCTGTATCTGCCAGAAGACGGAGGTGA